CCTCGGCCACGAGATGGAGGCGCAGGCGCTCGTCGACCCGGAGTCGGCGGGCGACCTCGTCGGTCCAGTAGGCGTCCATCAGGGGCTTGGCCAGCTCCAGCTTGTGCCGTCGGACCTCCTCGCTGTCCCGCAGGTACCTCGGGCCGAACTGCGGGAGCAGGGTGACGAGGAAGGGCCGGACCATGAGCATGTCGCGCCGCGGGCCCGCCGGGACCATCTCCGCGACCAGGTTCATCAGGGCGCGCGCGGAGTCGAAGCGCAGGGTGTAGCTCCCGCTCTTCGTCACGTGCTTGCCGTCGTCGCGGCCCACCAGGTAGTAGCAGGTGTAGTCGTCGATCAGGGAGACGCCGTCGGCCCGCAAGTAGGCCTCCATGGTGAACAGCGCGTCCTCGCCGGTCCACAACGACTCGTCGAACCGCATGCCGTGACGGTCCAGCAGGTCGCGGCGGAACAGCTTCTGCGCGCTCAGCGTGAACTTGATGTTGGACGACCAGACGTCGGTACGCTCCAGCGTCTGCCCCCACATCGACTGCGGCGGCTTGCGGTTGATGCCCTCGACGCGGCCGAGGACCACGTCGGTGCCGTTGCGGTCGGCCATCGCGACCATCCGCTCGAGGGCCTCGGGGCCGAGCCGGTCGTCGGCGTCCAGGAAGAACACGTACCGTCCGGCGGCCTTGCCCAGCCCGACGTTGCGCGGGGCGCTGGGGCCGCCGGAGTTGTCCTGGCGGATCACCGTGACCGGCATGTCGACGCGGTCGGCGAACTCCTCCAGGCAGGCGCCGGTGCCGTCCGTGGAGCCGTCGTCGACCGCGATGACCTCGATGCGCGTGTGGTCGATGGTCTGGGCCTCGACGGACGCGAGGCACTCGACCAGGTACGGCATCGCGTCGTACGCCCCGATGATCACGGTCACATCAGGCTGCGTCACGGTCACACTTCCCCCAGATCATGAGGAACCCTTGGTCATAGGGCATTCCCCCCGTATTGGCTTATTCGCAACTTAGTAGACGGACGAGGACGGGAAGCGGTTGCCTGCTCATAGCTTTTTTGTGGCGCAGGTCACGACCAGTGAGAACGCTTCCCTCATGACGTACGTAAAAGGGCCCTGTTTTCGAGGATCATTCCTCGAAAACAGGGCCCTTCTTGACGACGCGTTGGTCAGGCCTTGGTCGTGGCCTCCGCGGCTCCGGACGCCGCCCGTGACTCCTGCCCGACGTTGCGCGCCTCGGCCTTGAGGGCGAGGTTCGCGACGGCGGTGTTGAACTGCTCGATGGACGTCGGCTCGTCCGGGCCCAGCAGATACTGCTTGAGCTCCTTGCGGTCCTCCGCCAGCGGGTCGCCCGCGGGGTCGCGGACCGCGTCCAGCAGCCCGCCCAGCTCGGCCGCGCTGTTGGACAGGATGGTGGCGGCACGCACCGCGGTGTTCTGCCGCTTGAACTCCTCCACACCCAGCTCGGCGGAGTCCGTCACCGCGTACGGCTTGCCGCTCGCGATGAAGTCGGAGACCACGCTGGAGATGTCGGAGACCATCGCGTCCGAGACGTTGAAGCAGTCGTACAGCCGCGGCTCGGCGCCGGTGATGACCCGGTGCTCCCAAGCGGGGAACGAGCGCCAGTACGCGTCGTTCCACTCGTTGCGCAACCGGGCGATCTCCGCGTGCTTCGCCGGATCGATCACACCGTCACGCGTGGCCTCGGCCTCGTCGCCCTTGTCGCCGCCGCGGCCGGACAGCTCGGCGATCCGGGCCTCGATCCGGACCAGGTCGGCCTTGGCCTGCGCCTGGGCGGTCGCGTCGGCCGTGAAGCGGGCGTCGGCGGCCCGCTCGACGGCGGCCTTCTCCACCAGGGCGGTGATCCGCGCGTGCGCGGCGCCCGCCTCCTTGCTGACGGTGCCGGTGAAGGGGTGCGGCTTGTACAGGACCCGGACCGGCGGGTCGGCCGTCACCAGCCTCTTCACGATGTTCTCGCCGGCCAGCACGATCGAGGTGTTGCCCGGGTCGCCGTCCCAGCCCTCCCAGGTGGGCGCGTACAGCACGGTCGGGCCGTGTCCGTCGGCGGCTGCGCCGCGGGGACCGTCCGGCACGCCCTGCCAGGTCTGGATCGGCGCCAGCTGCGGGCGGCCGACCTCGGCGATGTCCTCGTCACGGACGCCGACGTCCGCGATGGCGTAGCGGTCGCGGCCCGCACGGCCGGCCGTCCACACCTCGTCGTACACCTTGCTGAACGGGTTGACGCTGGCGAGCTTGTCGCTGTCGCCGTGGCCGATGAAGACGTGCTTCATGGTCGGGACGCGCAGCAGGTGGATGTTCTTGCCGACGTTGGCCGCGTACAGGGCGACGCGCACGCTGGACAGGTCCATGTTCATCAGGTGCACCCCTCCGGGCACGCAGACGACGGGGACCGTGGTGGGGGCCAGGTTGTTCAGGATGGCCCGCTCGCGCAGGATGATCAGCGGCTTGGAGTCCAGCTGCTCCATGGTCTCCAGCCACATGTTGACCTGGTACGCCGAGTCCTTGGAGCCGGAGAAGTACAGCACCGTCTCCGGCCGGTAGCCCGCCAGCCAGTCGTCGACGGCGGCCAGCACGGTCTCCGCGTTCGGCGGGGTCTTGCTGCCGCGGACGTACGGCATGAGGGCGACGACGTACAGGGTGCCCAGCACTATCGTCGCGCCGATGCCGACGAACGCCGCGAGGGTGTCCTCCGTGGCCGCGGAGACCAGCACACCGACGACGGCGGCGAGGTCCAGGTGCAGCATCTTCTCGGCGGAGCGGTTGAGCAGCCGGCGCGGCGGGGCGTCGGGGATGCGGATGCGGGACTTCAGGTCGACGTTGCGGGTGGCGACCGGCATCCGGCGGCGGTTGCGGATCAGGGTGACCAGCGCGCCGTGCGGGGCCTGCAGACCGTAGAACGCGATGAAGCACGCGACGGCGCCGTAGAAGACCAGACCGTCCGCGAGGTCGAGCCGGGCCAGCAGCAGGACCAGGAGCAGCTGCCGGATCAGGAAGCGGATCGACAGACCCGCACGCACCTTGCTCAGGCGGTTGATCAGATAACTGCCCTTGCGGTGCAGATAGTGGTCCGCCAGGTACGTCACCGCGGCGGCGGCCGTGAAGGCGGGAACGCTCGGGACGAGCGCGGCCAGCATGAGCGCCGGGAAGCCCAGGATCATGAGGGCCGCTGCGGCCAGCTCGGCCGCACTGCCCACCCGGGCGACGCGAATGGCTCTGGTTATCACAGAGGAACCTGCTCTTGGAGGGGGAGTGCCGGTGTGGTTCTGATATGCAGCGAAAATGTGAGAAATTCGCGAGAGGTACTGATTCAGGCCCCTGCGAATGCTCCGATAACGGGCAGCCACAGAGGCCTGAATAGCAGATGTCTAATTGCCGTTGATTATGCCACGCCGTCCTGACGGTCCAGGACACTGGCAAGTGCCTGCTCGAACCCGGAGGCCCTGCCCGCGGCGGCCGTCGGGTCCTGCTGGCGCACGTCGATCACATGGCCGGTGAGCTCGGACAGCAGCACGTCGAGCGAGGTACGGGCGACGGCCTCGGAGGAGAGCAGGGTGCCCGAGGGCTCCTGGCCGAACGCCTTGGTGCGCATCGGGGTCGCGGTGCGCTCCGGGTTGATGCAGTTGACGCGGACACCGTCGCCGGCCCACTCGTCGGACAGGGCCTGGGTGAGGTTCACCATCGCGGCCTTGGTCGAGGAGTAGAGGCTGTACTCGGCGCGGCCGCGGGTGTAGCTGCTGGAGGTGTAGAGCAGCAGCTGACCCTTGGTCTCCGCCAGGTACTTGTAGCTGGAACGTGCGATCTGCACCGGCGCGAGGTAGTTGACCTTCAGCGCTTCCTCGATGGTCGCGTTGTCGGTCTCGGCCAGCTTGCCGATGCGCAGCACTCCGGCGGTGTTGACGACGTAGTCGATGCGCCCGGTCTCGGCGTACGCCTTGGACAGCGCGTCGTCGACCTCCTCGGGGTTCTCGACGTGCGTGCCGGTGGTGGAGCGGCCCAGCGCGTACACCTTCGAGCCGTAGGCCTCGGCGAGTTCGGCGATGTCCTTGCCGATGCCGTAGGAGCCGCCGAAGACGACGACGGTCTTGCCGGTCAGCAGCTCGCGGTAGGCCTCCTCGGAGACCTGCTCGGGCGCGGCGGTGGAGGCCAGCTGGAAGAGCTTGTCGGCGATGAAGACGTCGACGGGCTGCGTGACCTTCATGTTGTACTCGTCGCCCGCGACGACGTGGATCGGCACGTCCGGCAGGTACTTGAGCACGACCGAGCAGTCGTCCGTGGCCTGGAAGTTGGGGTCACCGGCGGCGACCTCGTAGGCCCGCTTGATCGTGGACAGCTTGAAGGCCTGCGGGGTCTGGCCGCGGCGCAGCCGGGAGCGGTCCGGGATCTCGGTGATGAACTCGCCGTCCTCACCGTGGGTGCGGGTCACGATGATGGTGTCCGCGGACGGGATGGCGACGTCGACGGCCTGGTAGCGCTCCAGCGCGACCACGCAGTCGTCGATGACGCGCTGCGCCAGCAGCGGGCGAACGGCGTCGTGGAACAGGACGTTGAGGTCCTCGCCCTCGGCCAGGCCCTCGCCGAGCGCCGCGATGGCGCGCTCGGTGGTCTCGTTCCGGGTCGAACCGCCCTCGATGACCTTCTTGACCTTCGTGAACCCGGCCTTGGCCACGATCTTCTCTATGTCCGGCACGTAGCCCGGCGCCATCAGGACGATGATGTCGTCGATCGAGTCGGCGTTCTCGAAGGTGGTCAGGGTGTGCTCGATGACTGCCTTGCCGGCGATCTTCAGCAGCTGCTTGGGGATCGAAAGACCCACTCGCTGACCGGTACCGCCGGCCAGGATCACTGCGGTGGTACGGGGCTTGGCGATGTGCTGGGACACAGATGACCTACCTCGGGGCGACAGGGAACTCGGAAATGGTCCCACTTGGGGTTACCGCAGTGCAAGGTGAGCGCCGTCCGTCGCATATGTGCGCGCCATCTGTCATTCACCTTGTACTCCTGGTGATTGAGGAGACCGTTGTGACGAGTGCCTGGAATTGCTGTGAGTAACTCCACAGGGAGTTCTGTATTGCTGTGCGTGACGACCGTACCCCTCAGCGCCGCCGCAACCGCTTCAGGCAGCGGTGCCCCAGCACCTTCACGAGTTCTTTGGACGAGGTCTGGTGCACGGTGCGCGAGGTGACCGGCGCCGTGTTCCGGATCGGCGTGGCGGCGGCTGCGGCGAGCGCTCCGTACAGTGCCTGCGCGGCCACCTCGGGGGCGATCCGCGGTTCCGCCGGGGCCTGCGCGGCGGGCTTCGGTACGGCGGACAGCAGGGCCGGGTCGCCGAGGACGCGCACGCCCATGGTGCCGATGCGCCGCGCCATCCCGGCGCCGATCTCCGCCGCGGCCTCGACGGCCCACTGCGGGGTGCCGATCTTCACGTCCTGCGCGGTCGGACTGCACGTGTTCTTCATATGCATCACCGCGCCGTGCCGTACGAGCTTGGAATACAGCTCCTCCGGAAGGTCATTGCCGCGGAATTCCTTATTAAGATTCCGCAGCATTTCGGTCTCGGCGAGCGTCAGGGAACGGTTCGCGGCGTCCGGGACCTCCTGGAGCAGCTCCGCCGGCAGCCCGAGCAGCGACTCGAAGGTGCGCATCAGCCCGCCCCGGTCGCGGTCGTCCACGACGACGACGGTGACCCGCTCCGGGCCGGCCGCCCGGACCCAGCGCTCGACTAGCCGGTCGTGCCGGTGGCGGTGCCAGAAGCTCGGGTTGGGCTTGTCGTAGGGGGCCTTCCTGAGCATGTGCTCGAGCCAGTCCTCGTAGCCCATGCGCAGACCGTTCTGGACGTACTGCTGCCACTGCGAGGGCATGATCTTCGCGAGCGGGCGCAGGGTGACGAGGATGTGCACGGACTCCCGCCCGAGCTGCTCGACGATCCGTGCGACGGTCGCGTCGTCGGGGGCGTCGGCGAAGAACTCGCTGCTGATGACCGAGGTGCGCCGGCCCGCGCCCCGCGCCCTGTCGACGAGTCGCAGCCACTGTTTCTCGCTGGGCCCGGCGTCGCCCATCATCCCCGGACGGGCACAGGCCGCCAGCACGGCCTCCATGGGGTGCCGGGTGGCGGCCGGCCAGTCGACCCCGTACCCGCCGAGCCGGTCCTTGGCGGCGAACAGCGCGCCCTGGATCGAGGTCGTCCCGGTCTTGTGGGGGCCGATGTGCAGCAGGCGGGTGCCGGCGGGCAGCGGGGTGATGACGCCGCCGTTCGCCGCGGGCTCATGTCTCGTACAGTCCGTCTCCATGGTCAGAGGACGGTAAGAGGGGTTCCTGGGACGGTGCTGAGAGAGACCTGGGACACAGCTGAGTCCCAGGCCCCCGTCACACGGAATTCATCGTCGACCGGTCACGCGAGTTCGACGCCGGGGCGGTCCGCCTCGACCCGCAGCGTGGCCAGCGTGCTCGCCGTGGCCGTCGGCTGCCGGACCGTGTCGACGGTCCTGACCCGGGCGTCGATGCCGTGGCGGTCGACGTCGAAGAGGTGGTAGCCGCGGTGGGCGTCGAGCAGCTTCCAGTGCGGGTTGTCCGCCATCAGCGGGTCCCACTGCTGGTGGAAGGCGTCCTGGTCCTGGTCGCCGTTGCTGGAGATGGACGTCCCCACGAACTCGGCGCCGACGACGTCGGATTCCGGGTCGCCGAAGTCCTTCTTGAGGTCGCTGATCATCGTCAGATGGCGGTCGCCGGTGAACACGACGGGGTTGCGGACGTCCTCGAACTCCCGCATGAGCTGGTTGCGTTCGGCCTGGTAGCCGTCCCAGGCGTCGTAGTACCAGAGCTTGCCCTCGCCGACCTTCAGATCGGTCTCGGCCATCATGATCTGCGAGGCGATGAGGTTCCAGCGGGCCGGTGAGTCGTGCAGCCCGTCCAGGAGCCACTCCTTCTGCCCGGCGCCGAGCATGGTGAGCGCGGGGTCCTGGGCGCCCTCCTGGCTGGTCGCCTGGTCGCTGCGGAACTGCCGGGTGTCGAGCACGTTGAGCCGGGCGAGCCGGCCGAACTCCAGGCGGCGGTACATCTGGATGTGCGGTCCGTTCGGGACCGAGCTCGCACGGACCGGCATGTGCTCGTAGTACGCCTGGTAGGCCGCGGTGAGCCGGGCCACGAAGGCGTCGTGCGGCTGCTTGGCGGGGTCCTGCGGGATCTCGCCGGCGAAGTCGTTGTCGACCTCGTGGTCGTCGAAGGTGACGATCCAGGGGGCGCCGGCGTGCATCGCGGCGAGGTCCGGGTCGCTGCGGTACTGGGCGTACCGGTTGCGGTACTGGACCAGGGTGTACGGCTCCCCCGTGCCCTCGTGCCGGCGCACCCCCGTCGACGCGGGCGACGACTCGTAGATGTAGTCGCCGACGAAGAGCACGAAGTCGGGGTCCTGGGCGAGCATGTCGGCGTACGGCGTGAAGTAGCCGTGCTGGTAGTTCTGGCAGGACGCGAGCGCGAAGCGCAGGCTGCCGCCCTTGCTGTGCGGGTGGGGGGCGGTGCGGGTGCGGCCGGTGGGCGAGATCTGTCCGCTCGTGCGGAAGCGGTACCAGTAGGTACGGCCCGGGCGCAGCCGCCGTACATCCACGTGAACGCTGTGCCCGTACTCGGGCCGCGCCTGGGTCACGCCCCGGCGTACGGGCTTTCTGAACCGTTCGTCCTCCGCGATCTCCCACTCCACCGGCACGACCTCGTCGGGCATGCCGCCGCCGTTCAGCGGGTCGGGGGCGAGCCGGGTCCACAGCACGATGCCGTCGGGCAGCGGGTCGCCGGAGGTGACACCGAGGCTGAACACGCCGTCGGGCAACGTCGTGCCGGCCGCTCGGGCGGTGGTCGGCAGCCACAGCTGGGTGGAGGCGGCGGCGCCGATCACGGCGGCCCCGGCGGTCAGAAAGCGGCGTCGGTCGGGCGATGTTGCTCCGGTCATCAGTGAACTCCCCTGCCTCACTGGCCTCTTGGACACTGGGAAGCTCACGCCCATGGACGGTCCGCCCGCTGAACCGTGAGCTTCGGGTGCATGACAACTAGACAGACAACAGAAGACCCGCCGCGGCACACGAACACCTCGATGCCGCAACAGGCCTGACGGGTGGTCAGCGGCTCAGTGCGGGAAGTCCGCGCCCAGCCGGGCGGAGTCCGGGTTCGTGCCGAAGGCCTTGGCGCCGAAGGCGAGGGACCCCTTGGTGGTGACTCCGGCGGCGGTGGAGCGGAAGGCCCACACCGAGCCGGCGTCGGCGTTCTCCCCGGGTGCGCCGACGATCAGGTCCGCGCGGCCGTCGCCGTCGGTGTCGAGCAGGGTGACGGCCTCGCCGAAGCGGTCCCGGCGCTCGGCGGCGCCCGGGACACCGGCCGTGTTCTGGCTGAACACCTTCGAACCGGCACCGGTGGGCCCGGACGCCCCGCCCGGGATCACGGCGACCGTGCCCGCGTCCTGCACACCGGCGAAGTCCTCGAGCGGGACGCCGGCCACGATGTCGGCACAGCCGTCGCCGTCGACGTCCCCGACCGCGACGGACGCGCCGAACAAGTCGCCCGGCTCACCGGCGCCCGGCACCCCGGGGGTGTCCTGGTGCAGCATGCGCGGGTCCCCGGTCTTCGGGCCCTGCGCGGTGCCGAGGACGACGCCGACCCGGTCGCCGTACTGGCTGGGGTCGTTCGGCTCCTCGTTGCCGTTGGCCGGGAAGGGCCTGCCGAAGACGATGTCGTCACGGCCGTCGCCGTTCACGTCACCGAGCTCGATGTCGCTGCCGCCCTCGATCTTCGCGCCCCGCGCGTTCCGCAGCGCGGAGAGCGGGGCGAGGCCCTGCTCGGTGCCGTGCAGGTAGTTGAGGTGGTGGCTGGAGCCCTGGTCGCCGGGTTCCCAGTCGGCGGGCATGGTCAGCGAGACGAGGTCGGTGATGCCGTCGCCGTCGACGTCCCCGGCGGCCGTGTCGAGCACCGAGTCGTCGCTGTCGTAGGCGGGGATCTCCTGGGTGCGGGCGGGCGCGCCGTCCCGGGTGAAGGGGCCGAAGCGCACACCGCCGGACATGGCCAGGTCGGTGTGGCCGTCGCCGTCGAAGTCGCCGGGGAGGCTGGAGTAGGCGTCGAGGAGCCGCCCCGGCTGCAGGAGCGTTCCGCCGGACAGGCCCGTGGCGGAACCCCACAACACGGTCTGGCTCTGGACCTGTGCCTCGCCGCCCGACGTCCAGTGCTCCCCGGTCGCGGGCACCACCAGGTCGGTGTAGCCGTCGCCGTCCAGGTCGACGGAGCTGACGTGGTCACCGAAGCGGTCGTCCGCCTCGGGCGAGCCGGGGACACCGGGCGAGGCCTGCGAGTGGACCTTCCTGGTCGCGAGGTCCAGGCCCTTCGCCGATCCCAGGACGACGGCGACGTAGCCGGCCGCCTTCTTCCCGCCGACCGTGGCGTACGGCACCCCGACGGCGAGGTCCTCGTAGCCGTCCCCGTTGAAGTCCTGCAGCGCCCCGGCCTTCGGCTGTGCCTGTGCCTGTGCGACGGGAAGCGCGCCGCACGTGGCGGCGATCAGGGCGATCGCCGCGACGACGGCGCGCCGGGTTCTGTGCGAGGCGGACAAAGCAGGCAGGGGCACGTGAACTCCGGTGGCCGTAAGGACAGTTGACCGTGGAGAGGATCAAGATCCTCGTCCACGCTGCCCCGTACGACTCACCGGAACGACGCTTGGTTGCCCTGCCGTACGCCGGAGGTTCTCCCGGCGTACGGCACCTCAGCCTGCGACCGGGGTCACCGGCCGGCTCACTGCTCGAACGGCTCGAAGTCGTCGAACTCCCGCGACGCCTCGTCCCGCTCGGCCTCCTTGTCGCGGCGCCGCTGAGCCGCGGGGCGCGGAGCCTCGAAGCGGTGGTCCTCACCACGGCGGCCGAGCATCTCGGCACCGGCCATCACGGTCGGCTCCCAGTCGAAGACCACGGCGTTGTCCTCGGGGCCGATCGCGACACCGTCGCCCGAGCGGGCGCCCGCCTTCATCAGCTTCTCCTCGACACCGAGGCGGTTGAGCCGGTCGGCGAGATAGCCGACGGCCTCGTCGTTGCTGAAGTCGGTCTGGCGCACCCAGCGCTCCGGCTTCTCGCCGCGCACCCGGAACAGCCCGTCCTCCTCGCGCACCACGGTGAAGCCCGCGTCGTCCACGGCCTTGGGCCGGATGACGATCCGCGTCGCCTCCTCCTTCGGCTTCGCGGCGCGTGCCTTGGCGACCACGTCGGCCAGCGCGAACGACAGTTCCTTCAGCCCCATGTGCGCCACCGCGGACACCTCGAAGACGCGGTAGCCACGCGCCTCCAGCTCCGGGCGCACCATCTCGGCGAGGTCCTTGCCGTCCGGGACGTCGATCTTGTTCAGCACGACCATGCGGGGCCGCTTGTCGAGCCCGGCGCCGTACTGCCGCAGCTCCTCCTCGATGATGTCGAGGTCGGAGACGGGGTCACGGTCGGACTCCAGGGTCGCCGTGTCCAGCACGTGCACCAGCACGCTGCACCGCTCCACGTGCCGCAGGAACTCCAGGCCCAGGCCCTTGCCCTGGCTGGCGCCCGGGATCAGACCCGGCACGTCGGCGATGGTGTAGACGGTCGAGCCGGCGGTCACCACACCGAGGTTCGGGACCAGGGTGGTGAAGGGGTAGTCGGCGATCTTCGGCTTGGCCGCGCTGAGCACCGAGATCAGCGAGGACTTGCCCGCGCTCGGGTAGCCGACCAGCGCGACGTCGGCGACGGTCTTCAGCTCCAGGACGATGTCCTGGAGGTCACCGGGCACACCGAGCAGCGCGAAGCCGGGCGCCTTGCGCCGCGCGGACGCCAGCGCCGCGTTGCCGAGGCCGCCGCGGCCGCCCTGGGCGGCGACGAAGGAGGTGCCGTGGCCGACCAGGTCGGCGAGGACGTTGCCCGCCTTGTCCTGGACGACGGTGCCGTCGGGCACGAGCAGGACCAGGTCCTGGCCGTCCTTGCCGGAGCGGTTGCCGCCCTCACCGGGCTTGCCGTTGGTGGCCTTGCGGTGCGGGGAGTGGTGGTAGTCCAGGAGCGTGGTCACCGACTGGTCGACGGTCAGGATGACGTCGCCGCCCCGTCCGCCGTTGCCGCCGTCGGGGCCGCCGAGCGGCTTGAACTTCTCCCGGTGGACGGAGGCACAGCCGTGACCTCCGTTACCCGCGGCGACATGCAGTTCGACGCGGTCCACGAAGGTGGTCATGTGAGGTGCCTCCAGCACTTGAAATGTTCGTACGGTTCTCTACTGCTGTAACACGCGAAAGGCGGACCCGCCTTCCCACAGGGGAAGTGAGGTCCGCCTCGCGAAACGTTCGGTCTGAAGCCCTAAGCCTGAGCTCAGGCGACCGGGACGATGTTCACGACCTTGCGGCCACGGTGGGTGCCGAACTGCACCGAACCGGCCGCGAGGGCGAACAGCGTGTCGTCGCCGCCACGGCCGACGCCCGCGCCGGGGTGGAAGTGGGTGCCGCGCTGGCGGACCAGGATCTCACCCGCGTTGACGACCTGACCGCCGAAACGCTTCACGCCGAGGCGCTGAGCGTTGGAGTCACGACCGTTACGGGTGGACGATGCGCCCTTCTTGTGTGCCATCTCTCCTCAGTCCCTTACTTCGCAGCCGCGGGGATCTCAGTGACCTTGATCGCCGTGTACTGCTGGCGGTGGCCCTGACGACGGCGGTAGCCGGTCTTGTTCTTGTAGCGAAGGATGTCGATCTTGACGCCCTTGTGGTGGTCCACGACCTCGGCCTGGACCTTGATACCGGCCAGCACCCACGGGTCGCTGGTCACGGACTCGCCGTCGACAACGAGCAGGGTCGAGAGCTCGACCGTGTCGCCAACCTTGGCAGTGGAAATCTTGTCAACCTCAACGATGTCGCCGACAGCAACCTTGTGCTGGCGACCACCGCTGCGCACGATGGCGTACACGCGGATCTCACTCTCTCGCTCGGGACGGCACCCCCGCAGTCCAGCCACCCGGCACGCGGACGGCCTCTCCACAACACCCAGGTGTTCCGGAGGAAAGGGTTTACGGGGATGTGACGTGTCAGTCGACACGCCGACAGTGAAGGTTACGGGGCCACGGCCGAACGGGTCAAACCGGGCCGGGGCTCCCGGGTGTGCGGCTGATCACTCGGGACCAGCCGCACACCCGCGGTGAGCCGGAACTCAGCTCTCGTCGGCGGAAGCCGAGACCGAGGACACCGTCTGCTCGGCCGCCGCGGTCTTCTTCGCCGTCGTCTTCTTGGCGGCGGCCTTCTTGGTCGTCGCCTTCTTTGCGGCCGTCTTCTTGGCCGCGGTCTTCTTGGTGGCGGCCTTCTTCGCCGTCGCCTTCTTGGCCGTCTTGCGGGCGGCCGTCTTCTTGGCCGGAGCCGTCTCCTCGGCGGACTCCTCGGCGGCCGGGGCCTCCGTGGCGGTCTCCGCCGCCGGGACGACCACGACGGCCGTCTCCTCGGACGCGGTCGGCGCGGTGGCCTTGCGCACCGCACGGCGGCGCGGACGGGCCGGGGCGGCGCTCTCGGCGGGCGCCTCGGACGGCTCGGCCTTGGCCGGAGCCTCCTCGGCGACCGGCGCGGGCGCCGCCGGGGCCTCGGTGACCGTCACGACGGCCGCCTCGGCACCCGCGGGCGATCCGGCCGGCGCGGACACCTTGCGGGTCGCACGACGACGCGTACGCCCCCTGGGCGCGGCGTCCTCGACGACCGGGTCCTCGACGGCGGCCGGCTCGGCCTGCGCCTGCACGGCCGGCTCGACCTGCACCGGACGCTCGACCTCTTCCTCGGCCGTCACGTCCTGAGCCGTCGGAACCTCGGCCCGCTCGCCCCGCTCCCGCCTCGGCGCACCGGCCGGAGCCGACGACCGCCGGCTCGCCCGACGCCGTGAACGGCCCCGGCCCACCGCGGCCTCCGCCTCGGCGACGCTGCTGTACAGCTCCTCGTCGGGCTCGTAGACGGGCTCGGCCAGCGCGACCGGCTCGGCGACCTCGGCGGCCACCTCCGCCTCGGTCTCCACGTCCAGCTCGTCGGCCTCGGCGCTGTCGACGGACTCCGCCGCCACCGCGGCCTCGTGCACGTGCTCGATGCCGCCACGCCCGCGCTTCTTGCGCTTGCCGCCGCCTCCGACGGAGGTCGGCTGCTCCATGTGGACGATGACACCGCGGCCGTTGCAGTGGACGCAGGTCTCCGAGAACGACTCCAGCAGGCCCTGGCCGACCCGCTTACGGGTCATCTGGACCAGGCCCAGCGAGGTGACCTCGGCCACCTGGTGCTTGGTCCGGTCCCGGCCCAGGCACTCCAGCAGGCGCCGCAGCACCAGGTCCCGGTTCTGCTCCAGGACCATGTCGATGAAGTCGATGACGATGATGCCGCCGAGGTCGCGCAGCCGCAGCTGGCGCACGATCTCCT
Above is a window of Streptomyces sp. NBC_00490 DNA encoding:
- the rpmA gene encoding 50S ribosomal protein L27; amino-acid sequence: MAHKKGASSTRNGRDSNAQRLGVKRFGGQVVNAGEILVRQRGTHFHPGAGVGRGGDDTLFALAAGSVQFGTHRGRKVVNIVPVA
- the rplU gene encoding 50S ribosomal protein L21, with translation MYAIVRSGGRQHKVAVGDIVEVDKISTAKVGDTVELSTLLVVDGESVTSDPWVLAGIKVQAEVVDHHKGVKIDILRYKNKTGYRRRQGHRQQYTAIKVTEIPAAAK